GCACCTGCGCGTAATTGCCTGCGGTCCGTTCGCCATAGGCCCCGGCAAACACCAGCAGCGGCAACGACAACGCGAGCACGTCGAGAAGCGCCATCGGCGCGGAGATCGCCGGAAAGCGCCAAAGCCGACGCATTGTGGCACGTGTTTCCGCCCAGCCCATGGACGACGGGAGGTGGCGCCAGGCCGGCAGGGTGGCGGCCATGGCCGCCGCCCACCCCACCGCCATCGCCAGCGAAAGATCATGCAACAGCAGCAATGCGGTGAACGCGAACACCAACGGCTGCACGATCTTCGCAGCCGCGAGTGTCGCGAAGAGACCACGGCGGGTGCTAAGCGCGGATCCCAGCAAGACCCATCCTTGAAATAGCGCGATGAGGCCGATCAGCGACAGGTCGTCACTCCGGAAAGGCAGATGCGCGCCGAATGGAAGCCGCAATGCCAACGCCAGCACCGCGATCGCGAACGGTACGGTAAGCAGCGGGAGCAGCAAGCCGGCCCGGCTCAGCGGCACGATCGACGCGTCTTCGGCGCCGCTCAGCGCCAGATCGAACCGCAGCGCGGCGATCGTCGCCACGATGCCGGCCACCGCGACGATCACCGCATAGGAGCCGAACGCCGCCGGTCCATAGGCACGCGCCAGAAACGGCATCACGGCGAGCAGGATTGCCTGCCCCGCTCCGATCCCGAACAGA
The genomic region above belongs to Sphingomonas sp. LR60 and contains:
- a CDS encoding lipopolysaccharide biosynthesis protein, translated to MIRRDLLLTLFGIGAGQAILLAVMPFLARAYGPAAFGSYAVIVAVAGIVATIAALRFDLALSGAEDASIVPLSRAGLLLPLLTVPFAIAVLALALRLPFGAHLPFRSDDLSLIGLIALFQGWVLLGSALSTRRGLFATLAAAKIVQPLVFAFTALLLLHDLSLAMAVGWAAAMAATLPAWRHLPSSMGWAETRATMRRLWRFPAISAPMALLDVLALSLPLLVFAGAYGERTAGNYAQVQRLIGAPLVLVATAGGQTFLKHAGDRLRAGVSVLPLIRRFVMVMLALAAVVTVAVALVGQPALTFVVGPGWRTDTGFLLLALLPVLCRVIASPVSHILVLTQRLATQGLWQISYFLATAGVLAIAPRLFGLEGTLGALACSEFLLYGAYLVLAVRAARAANPLPALSSKTRPLSASS